A region of Cataglyphis hispanica isolate Lineage 1 chromosome 6, ULB_Chis1_1.0, whole genome shotgun sequence DNA encodes the following proteins:
- the LOC126850559 gene encoding oxidoreductase-like domain-containing protein 1, with translation MNPVLRSSPFIAKGLLCPQRNLSIQKDDKNRTDVPKDTSVDDLTEPTNCCMSGCANCVWVQYAERLSSAIEAVNVDLQKAILEKVQDPNMRAFLTMELRCRKLIK, from the coding sequence ATGAATCCTGTATTACGATCGAGCCCATTCATTGCTAAAGGTTTACTCTGTCCTCAACGGAATTTGTCGATACAAAAGGACGACAAAAATCGAACTGATGTTCCAAAGGATACTTCAGTTGACGATCTGACGGAACCGACCAATTGTTGTATGTCGGGATGCGCGAATTGCGTATGGGTTCAATATGCGGAGCGACTGAGTAGCGCGATAGAAGCAGTCAATGTGGATTTACAGAAGGCCATCTTGGAGAAAGTACAAGATCCTAACATGAGGGCGTTTCTTACGATGGAGCTGAGATGCCGAAAGCTGATAAAGTAG